Proteins encoded by one window of Mangrovibacterium diazotrophicum:
- a CDS encoding AsmA family protein translates to MKKVLLIITIIFVVLIGSAVLIPVLFKDTLMEKVKTAINKNVNATVEFNDFNLSLFKAFPKVQAEIVDLSITGKDQFQTDTLFSAGSIATNLSLSDLFNANDLKISSILIDKANINLLSTADGLVNWDIAMPTEEETTVDTTQSDMAISLQSIEVRGLNLTYNDEATTTIVQLKDANLDASGEVEGTITRFKLDAEVGEFVLNYDSTQYIANTVLKANSELTADYDKMVFEFGESRLYLNDLPLDLSGRFEMPSDSMYFDLQLKQPESSFKTLLALVPKDYQSYLDGVTANGDAGFEASVKGWFYEEDYPEINARLYIKNADLKYQDLPEKISAIALETAITKPQGDLDLLKVEISKAHAQIRENPIDMHLLLTTPMSDMAFDAALNGKIDFSTLAGAIPMDSIDLSGVLAGNLSLKGTMSAVEAEDFTKITSNGNFTFSNIHVQTPQITKPFELSSGTVKINNQEIAVSSFAAKTGSSDFTLNGKLSNYLPYFLNDQTLRGDFNLQSNYLNLDELSSLMAEDTTTTTATSDSVIAFQVPGNLDLTFRSKIAKASFDQMDISNIDGLIVVKNKMLQLQKLDMNMLGGELTIDGNYISSEKNQPDFDFNVQINSFDIPVAYQSIGTMQHYMPIAAKSTGKISSQIKFKGKMNESLSIIPTSLNGNGFLSTQNLQIVDSPTFDQVKNFIKSEKLKNVKVEDFTSKFRLENGNLLVDPFQTNIADQEVTVSGQVLVDQTLDMDLAFKVNKDDLTGDISNALSFLPGSSNISKLDIGVGVTGELSSPKVSLDLSKAKDQIAEEVKKSTKEELEKSAKKIGDELKKLFK, encoded by the coding sequence ATGAAAAAAGTCCTGCTGATTATTACCATCATTTTTGTTGTTCTAATCGGATCTGCCGTTTTAATTCCGGTATTGTTTAAAGATACATTGATGGAAAAGGTGAAAACCGCGATCAACAAGAATGTGAATGCCACAGTCGAATTCAATGATTTCAACCTAAGTCTTTTCAAAGCTTTCCCGAAAGTTCAGGCGGAAATCGTCGACCTCAGCATAACCGGGAAAGACCAGTTCCAAACCGATACCTTGTTCAGCGCCGGCTCAATTGCCACGAATCTTTCGCTGTCAGATTTATTTAACGCCAACGATTTGAAGATCTCATCCATCCTGATCGACAAGGCGAACATTAACCTGTTATCGACAGCTGATGGCCTGGTGAATTGGGATATCGCCATGCCAACCGAGGAAGAAACAACTGTTGACACGACCCAATCAGACATGGCAATTTCGTTGCAATCAATCGAAGTTCGTGGACTCAACCTGACCTATAACGATGAAGCCACAACCACAATCGTTCAACTAAAAGATGCCAACCTCGATGCTTCGGGTGAAGTGGAAGGTACAATTACCCGCTTTAAGCTCGATGCTGAAGTTGGTGAATTTGTATTGAATTACGATTCAACGCAATACATCGCGAATACAGTTTTGAAAGCGAACAGTGAGCTGACAGCCGATTACGATAAAATGGTCTTCGAATTTGGCGAATCCCGCCTTTACCTGAATGACCTGCCGCTCGACTTGAGTGGCCGCTTCGAAATGCCGTCCGACAGTATGTATTTCGATCTTCAGCTGAAGCAACCCGAAAGTAGCTTCAAAACCTTACTGGCTTTGGTTCCGAAAGATTATCAATCTTACCTCGACGGTGTAACGGCAAATGGTGATGCCGGTTTCGAAGCCAGCGTGAAAGGTTGGTTCTACGAGGAAGATTATCCGGAGATCAATGCCCGCCTGTACATTAAAAATGCAGATCTGAAATACCAGGACCTCCCGGAGAAAATCAGCGCAATTGCACTGGAAACTGCAATTACAAAGCCTCAAGGTGACCTGGATCTGCTGAAAGTTGAAATTTCGAAAGCCCATGCACAGATACGTGAAAACCCGATCGATATGCACCTGCTGCTAACAACACCAATGAGTGATATGGCCTTTGACGCAGCCTTAAACGGTAAAATCGATTTCAGTACGTTGGCCGGAGCCATTCCGATGGACAGCATCGACCTGTCGGGTGTTTTAGCGGGTAACCTGAGTTTGAAAGGAACCATGTCGGCCGTTGAAGCAGAAGATTTCACGAAAATTACCTCGAATGGAAACTTCACCTTCAGTAACATCCATGTTCAAACGCCACAAATTACCAAGCCGTTTGAACTGAGCTCGGGAACGGTGAAAATAAATAATCAGGAAATTGCAGTGAGTTCTTTTGCTGCCAAAACCGGAAGCAGCGATTTTACACTTAACGGAAAACTGTCTAATTACCTCCCTTATTTCCTGAACGACCAAACGCTTCGCGGCGATTTCAACCTGCAGTCCAACTACCTTAATCTGGATGAATTGTCGTCGCTGATGGCGGAAGATACAACGACAACAACCGCAACCAGCGACAGCGTAATCGCTTTTCAGGTTCCGGGAAATCTCGATCTGACGTTCCGCTCAAAGATAGCCAAAGCAAGTTTTGACCAAATGGACATTAGCAATATCGACGGTTTGATTGTCGTGAAAAATAAAATGCTGCAACTCCAAAAACTGGATATGAATATGCTTGGTGGCGAGTTAACCATCGACGGCAATTACATCAGCAGCGAGAAAAACCAACCCGATTTCGATTTTAATGTGCAAATCAATTCTTTCGATATTCCGGTGGCCTACCAGTCGATCGGAACCATGCAACACTACATGCCGATTGCTGCGAAAAGTACCGGTAAAATTTCCTCGCAGATCAAGTTCAAAGGGAAAATGAACGAGTCGCTATCGATAATTCCAACTTCATTGAACGGAAATGGCTTTTTAAGTACGCAGAATTTGCAGATTGTCGACTCTCCTACTTTCGACCAGGTGAAAAACTTCATCAAAAGTGAAAAATTGAAAAATGTGAAGGTTGAAGATTTCACGTCGAAATTCCGATTGGAGAACGGAAACCTGCTTGTTGATCCGTTCCAAACAAATATTGCCGACCAGGAAGTCACGGTATCCGGCCAGGTTTTGGTTGACCAAACGCTCGACATGGATTTAGCTTTCAAAGTCAACAAGGACGACCTGACCGGCGATATTTCCAATGCACTAAGCTTCCTGCCGGGAAGTAGTAATATTTCGAAGCTCGATATTGGTGTTGGTGTTACCGGAGAATTGAGCTCGCCCAAAGTTTCGCTGGATTTGAGCAAAGCCAAAGATCAAATTGCGGAGGAAGTTAAAAAGTCGACCAAAGAAGAACTTGAAAAATCAGCCAAGAAAATTGGTGATGAACTGAAAAAATTATTCAAATAA
- a CDS encoding competence/damage-inducible protein A, translated as MKAEIITIGDEILIGQIVDTNSAWMAEQLNLNGIEVYQVTSVHDDHEHILRAFADAESRADLILITGGLGPTKDDITKKALCDYFQCGMHRDEKTLQQVIERLSKRNVTINQLNKDQALVPDVCTVLQNSNGTAPGMWFEKDDTIFVSMPGVPFEMQGIMVEEVLPRLRKNGKLKSIYHQTVLVYGIPESMLAEQLDEWESALPSFVKLAYLPNQLMIRLRLSAYGNDMEELKALVDQKVRELEQLIPNNIFGYNNDTISGITGKLLQKTGSFVATAESCTGGNIAHLYTEIPGSSAYFRGGVVAYSNEVKMAALGVKPETLEAHGAVSRETALEMVQGVKKALNTDYGIATTGIAGPDGGSADKPVGTVWIAVSGKQETVVERFVFHHNRERNIQRSSQTALNMLRQLLISEMKSELK; from the coding sequence ATGAAAGCAGAAATAATTACCATAGGCGACGAAATCCTGATCGGTCAAATCGTTGACACCAACTCGGCCTGGATGGCTGAACAACTGAACTTGAATGGCATTGAAGTTTATCAGGTCACTTCAGTTCACGACGACCACGAACATATTCTGAGAGCCTTCGCCGATGCAGAAAGCCGCGCAGATTTGATCCTGATTACCGGAGGCCTTGGTCCCACGAAGGACGATATCACGAAAAAAGCGCTGTGCGATTACTTTCAATGTGGCATGCATCGCGACGAAAAAACATTGCAGCAAGTTATCGAGCGATTATCGAAACGAAACGTCACCATCAACCAATTGAATAAGGACCAGGCTTTGGTGCCCGACGTTTGCACCGTTTTGCAAAATTCGAACGGAACTGCACCGGGAATGTGGTTTGAAAAGGACGACACCATTTTCGTTTCCATGCCCGGCGTGCCTTTTGAAATGCAAGGAATAATGGTGGAGGAAGTTTTACCCCGTTTAAGAAAGAACGGCAAACTAAAATCAATTTACCACCAAACTGTGCTGGTTTACGGTATTCCCGAATCGATGCTCGCCGAACAGCTCGATGAATGGGAGTCCGCCCTCCCCTCTTTCGTTAAACTGGCCTACCTGCCCAACCAACTGATGATCCGACTTCGGCTCAGCGCCTACGGAAACGATATGGAAGAACTAAAAGCGTTGGTTGATCAAAAAGTTCGGGAGTTGGAGCAACTCATCCCCAATAATATTTTTGGTTACAACAATGACACTATTTCGGGCATCACCGGAAAACTGTTGCAAAAAACGGGCTCTTTCGTTGCAACTGCCGAAAGCTGTACTGGCGGAAATATTGCACACCTGTATACAGAAATCCCCGGTTCATCGGCCTACTTCCGGGGAGGTGTAGTAGCCTACTCCAACGAAGTAAAAATGGCTGCTTTGGGTGTAAAACCGGAAACATTGGAAGCTCACGGAGCAGTGAGCCGCGAAACCGCACTGGAAATGGTGCAGGGTGTAAAAAAAGCCCTCAACACCGATTATGGCATTGCAACGACAGGCATTGCAGGCCCGGACGGAGGCAGTGCCGACAAGCCGGTTGGAACAGTTTGGATTGCCGTTTCCGGAAAACAGGAAACCGTCGTGGAACGCTTCGTTTTTCATCATAACCGCGAACGCAATATTCAACGAAGCAGCCAAACGGCACTAAATATGTTACGTCAGTTATTGATTTCGGAAATGAAGTCTGAATTAAAATGA
- a CDS encoding M48 family metallopeptidase translates to MTTIFWLIIAILVFDFVLERVLDYLNTTRWSDQVPLELKGIYDEEKYRKQQAYSKVNHRFGMLTSSFSFLLIMAMLYFQGFALVNAWALSVSENPILSAMVFFGILILASDILNTPFSLYSTFVIEEKFGFNKTSLKTFILDKLKAWILGGLIGGGLMALIIWIYTKTGENFWLWVWLVISGFSIFMAMFYSSLIVPLFNKQTPLEDGELKSAINEFATKVGFKLDNIFVIDGSKRSTKANAYFTGLGSKKRIVLYDTLIKDMEIPELVAVLAHEIGHYKKKHIIWSLILGILQTGLMLYIFSLVIDSPELSQALGVDKAYFHIGLIAFGILYSPLSSIIGIGMNIFSRKNEYEADEFAAKNYSAEPLATALKKLSVNNLSNLRPHPAYVFVHYSHPTLLQRLNAMQKNT, encoded by the coding sequence ATGACTACGATTTTCTGGCTAATCATTGCCATCCTTGTTTTTGATTTTGTGTTGGAACGTGTACTCGATTATTTGAACACCACCCGATGGAGCGATCAGGTACCTCTGGAACTGAAAGGGATATATGATGAAGAAAAATATCGCAAACAGCAAGCTTACTCAAAAGTCAATCACCGCTTCGGTATGTTAACCAGTTCCTTCAGCTTTCTGCTGATTATGGCGATGCTTTATTTCCAGGGCTTTGCCCTGGTTAACGCATGGGCCTTGTCTGTTTCAGAAAACCCGATTCTGTCGGCGATGGTCTTCTTCGGAATTTTGATTCTCGCCTCTGATATTTTAAATACCCCGTTCAGCCTCTACAGCACTTTCGTTATCGAAGAAAAATTCGGCTTCAACAAAACCTCATTAAAAACCTTCATTCTGGATAAATTGAAAGCATGGATCCTCGGCGGACTAATTGGCGGAGGACTCATGGCATTGATCATTTGGATTTACACGAAAACAGGCGAGAACTTCTGGCTGTGGGTTTGGTTGGTCATTAGCGGATTTTCGATATTCATGGCCATGTTCTATTCCAGCCTCATTGTTCCACTATTCAACAAGCAAACACCGTTGGAAGATGGTGAGTTGAAATCGGCGATCAATGAATTTGCCACGAAAGTCGGTTTTAAACTCGACAATATTTTTGTGATTGACGGATCGAAACGCTCAACCAAAGCCAATGCGTATTTCACCGGGCTGGGCAGTAAAAAGCGCATCGTATTATACGACACGCTAATTAAGGACATGGAAATCCCCGAACTGGTAGCAGTTTTGGCGCACGAAATTGGGCATTACAAAAAGAAACACATCATCTGGAGCCTGATTCTGGGAATTCTGCAAACCGGGCTGATGCTTTATATTTTTTCGCTGGTTATCGATAGTCCGGAGTTATCGCAAGCCCTGGGCGTCGACAAAGCGTATTTCCATATCGGGCTGATTGCATTTGGAATTTTGTACTCTCCGTTGTCTTCAATCATCGGTATTGGCATGAATATCTTTTCGCGTAAAAACGAGTATGAAGCTGACGAATTCGCTGCAAAAAATTATAGTGCCGAACCGTTGGCAACCGCGCTGAAAAAACTTTCGGTGAACAACCTGAGTAACCTCCGCCCACACCCGGCCTATGTATTCGTGCACTACTCGCATCCAACTTTATTGCAACGATTAAATGCGATGCAAAAAAACACATAG
- a CDS encoding nitrate reductase, translating to MKAGEYKSTCSYCGVGCGIIVSKMPDGKVTVRGDREHPVNQGKLCSKGLNLHYVVNNQDDRLLVPQMRLGKGHPLKTVEWPEAIARVATVFSSLIQKFGPDSVAFYVSGQCLTEEYYVASKLAKGFWGTNNIDTNSRLCMSSAVVGYKMQLGEDAVPASYEDIDLADCFFITGANPAWCHPILFRRIEARKNANPDVKIVVADPRRTQSCELADLHLQLKPGTDVYLNNAIARVLLENGYADWDFIRHHTNGIEEMQAEVMATSVEEAAEICGLEADDIRLAAKYIGEAKGFISMWAMGLNQSVIGVKKNLSLINLSLITGKIGKPGNGPFSLTGQPNAMGGREVGGMCNLLPAHRNLDNEKHRREVAEFWNVAEVPAKPGYSATEMIDALESGQLKAVWVICTNPMVSLPNSHKVERALKNAKFVVVQDISKNSDTVPFADVVFPAAGWLEKEGTMTNSERRITYLSQVVKAPGEALPDFEIMCRVARKMGYSGFNFKNAQEVFDEYKQLTLGTNISIGELSYNHLREKGSVQWPFRNGRSTARLFEDKKFYTPTQKANLFAVEPTNDSEKPSDDYPFILTTGRIRDQWHTMTRTGKVKRLQQHIDKPFLEIHPTDAEKLGIENDDVVTIKNRMGEVNAAAKVSETVRPGVVFLPMHWGKVLAGNHARTNNLTFDRVDPKSKEPDFKYSTVQIEKYAKPAEQIIVVGAGAAALQFVRSYREKNQADQILVISKETHPFYNRVLLPDYISGSLSWQALQKTNDDEIKSLNIQLEAGVSMKSIDAEAKTVKCSNGKIYTYGKLILATGSSPNVANSAWMQFPSTYTIRNRYDADRFRKEIKADQRVLVVGGGLLGLEMAASLLELDVNVTLVNRNPRLMDRQLDNDSAILLKEILTEKGVQILFNDELSQINYDWQDQHQVSFKSGKRLNFDAIVFAIGTKPNIDFAKNVVDTRRGIIVNEHLQTSREDIYAIGEIAELNGNLFGITAAAEEQATVLANHLLGNPMSEYYGTVSMNILKFPGIDLCSVGLTSIPDGSKGFEEVVFIDKAARYYKKCIVKDDVLMGAILMGDKAEFAEFKKLIVQKTELAGLRNKLLRTGKPVEPVMGKLLCSCNNVGAGNIQKAIRGGCQNLDAVCEATGAGLGCGSCRPEVQKLLKEELEPVSSN from the coding sequence ATGAAGGCCGGAGAATACAAATCAACTTGCTCTTATTGCGGAGTAGGCTGCGGAATCATTGTCTCAAAAATGCCCGACGGGAAAGTGACAGTGCGCGGCGACCGGGAGCACCCCGTGAACCAGGGAAAACTGTGTTCCAAAGGTTTGAATCTGCACTACGTTGTCAACAACCAGGACGACCGCCTGTTGGTTCCGCAAATGCGTTTGGGGAAAGGTCACCCGCTTAAAACAGTGGAGTGGCCCGAGGCAATCGCCCGCGTAGCCACCGTTTTTAGCTCATTAATCCAGAAATTCGGTCCCGACTCGGTGGCATTTTATGTATCCGGCCAATGCCTCACCGAAGAATACTACGTGGCTTCGAAACTGGCCAAAGGATTTTGGGGAACCAACAACATCGACACCAACTCGCGCCTCTGTATGAGTTCCGCAGTAGTTGGCTACAAAATGCAACTTGGAGAGGATGCTGTTCCGGCCTCCTACGAAGATATCGACCTGGCTGATTGCTTCTTCATTACCGGAGCAAACCCGGCCTGGTGCCACCCTATTTTGTTTCGCCGCATTGAAGCACGAAAAAACGCCAATCCGGACGTGAAGATCGTCGTTGCTGACCCTCGCCGCACACAAAGCTGCGAATTGGCCGACCTGCACCTTCAACTAAAACCGGGCACCGATGTGTATCTCAACAATGCCATCGCCCGAGTGCTGCTTGAAAACGGCTATGCCGACTGGGATTTCATCCGTCACCACACCAACGGCATTGAAGAAATGCAGGCTGAAGTGATGGCAACTTCGGTAGAAGAGGCCGCTGAAATTTGTGGTCTTGAAGCTGACGACATTCGACTGGCAGCAAAGTACATCGGCGAAGCAAAAGGCTTTATTTCGATGTGGGCCATGGGCCTCAACCAAAGTGTGATTGGGGTGAAAAAGAACTTGTCGCTCATCAACCTTTCGCTCATCACCGGCAAAATTGGCAAACCGGGTAACGGACCGTTTTCGCTCACCGGGCAACCCAATGCCATGGGTGGACGCGAAGTGGGCGGCATGTGTAACCTATTACCAGCACATCGCAATTTGGACAACGAAAAACACCGCCGCGAAGTAGCTGAATTTTGGAACGTTGCCGAAGTACCAGCCAAACCGGGCTACAGTGCAACCGAAATGATTGATGCTCTGGAAAGCGGCCAATTGAAAGCAGTTTGGGTGATTTGCACCAACCCGATGGTGAGCCTGCCGAACTCGCACAAAGTAGAGCGTGCCTTGAAAAACGCCAAGTTCGTCGTGGTTCAGGACATCTCAAAAAACTCGGACACCGTGCCTTTTGCAGACGTTGTTTTCCCGGCTGCCGGCTGGTTAGAGAAAGAAGGTACAATGACCAATTCGGAACGCCGAATCACCTACCTGAGCCAAGTCGTAAAAGCACCAGGCGAAGCACTCCCCGACTTTGAAATCATGTGCCGTGTGGCTCGGAAAATGGGCTACTCCGGCTTCAACTTTAAAAATGCACAAGAAGTATTCGACGAATATAAACAGCTGACACTCGGCACCAACATTTCAATTGGTGAGTTGAGCTACAACCACCTTCGTGAAAAAGGGTCGGTGCAATGGCCTTTTAGAAACGGCAGAAGCACCGCTCGTTTATTCGAAGACAAGAAATTTTACACTCCCACGCAAAAAGCAAACCTGTTTGCGGTGGAGCCAACCAACGATTCGGAAAAACCGAGCGATGACTATCCGTTCATCCTGACAACCGGCCGGATTCGTGACCAATGGCACACCATGACGCGCACAGGTAAAGTGAAACGTTTGCAGCAGCACATCGACAAACCATTCCTGGAAATTCACCCAACCGATGCCGAAAAACTGGGAATTGAAAACGACGATGTCGTCACCATTAAAAACCGGATGGGCGAAGTGAACGCTGCGGCCAAAGTGAGCGAGACAGTTCGTCCGGGCGTTGTTTTCCTGCCCATGCACTGGGGAAAAGTGTTGGCCGGGAATCATGCAAGAACAAATAACTTGACTTTCGATCGCGTCGACCCAAAATCGAAAGAACCAGATTTCAAATACAGTACTGTTCAAATTGAAAAATATGCCAAGCCAGCCGAGCAAATCATTGTTGTTGGTGCGGGCGCAGCTGCCCTTCAATTTGTACGCAGCTATCGCGAGAAAAATCAGGCCGACCAGATTTTGGTCATTTCAAAAGAAACGCATCCGTTCTACAACCGGGTTTTGTTGCCCGATTATATTTCAGGTAGCCTAAGCTGGCAAGCCCTGCAAAAAACGAACGACGACGAAATCAAAAGTCTGAATATTCAGCTTGAAGCTGGTGTGAGCATGAAGTCGATTGATGCCGAGGCAAAAACGGTGAAATGCTCGAACGGTAAAATTTATACCTACGGAAAACTCATTTTGGCAACCGGTTCGAGCCCCAATGTTGCCAACTCAGCGTGGATGCAATTCCCGTCAACTTACACCATCCGGAACCGTTATGATGCCGATCGCTTCCGTAAAGAGATCAAAGCGGATCAACGCGTATTGGTTGTGGGCGGCGGTTTGCTGGGACTTGAAATGGCAGCATCACTGCTTGAGCTAGATGTCAACGTAACCCTGGTAAATCGGAACCCGCGCCTGATGGATCGCCAGCTCGACAACGACTCGGCCATCCTTCTAAAAGAAATTCTCACTGAAAAAGGTGTACAAATCCTGTTCAACGACGAACTCAGTCAAATCAATTATGACTGGCAGGATCAACACCAGGTGAGCTTTAAAAGTGGTAAACGACTGAATTTTGATGCCATTGTTTTCGCCATCGGTACAAAACCAAACATCGATTTTGCGAAAAATGTCGTCGACACCCGTCGTGGAATCATTGTTAACGAACATCTGCAAACCAGCCGTGAAGATATTTATGCCATTGGCGAAATTGCAGAACTGAACGGAAACCTTTTCGGCATTACTGCCGCTGCCGAGGAACAAGCCACCGTATTGGCCAACCACCTACTGGGCAACCCGATGAGCGAATATTACGGCACGGTTTCCATGAACATCCTCAAATTCCCGGGCATTGATCTTTGTTCTGTTGGACTGACCTCCATTCCTGACGGATCGAAAGGTTTCGAGGAAGTTGTTTTCATCGATAAAGCTGCCCGCTACTACAAGAAATGTATTGTGAAGGATGACGTTTTAATGGGTGCGATCCTGATGGGTGACAAAGCCGAATTTGCCGAGTTCAAAAAACTGATTGTGCAAAAAACGGAGTTGGCCGGGCTACGCAACAAACTGCTCAGAACAGGCAAACCGGTGGAACCGGTCATGGGCAAATTGCTTTGCTCGTGCAACAACGTGGGAGCCGGCAATATTCAAAAAGCCATCCGTGGCGGTTGTCAGAATCTGGATGCTGTTTGCGAGGCAACCGGTGCCGGATTGGGATGCGGAAGCTGCCGCCCCGAGGTTCAAAAGCTGTTAAAAGAAGAACTCGAACCTGTTAGCAGTAACTAA
- a CDS encoding MFS transporter, with protein MKTFHITWFSFFLCFFGWFGVAPLMAVIREELMLSKSQIGNIIISSVMITIFARLLIGWIADKIGPRITYTWLLIIGSLPVMLIGLSNDYTSFLIFRLLIGVIGASFVITQFHTSLMFAPNVVGTANATTAGWGNLGGGVTQMVMPLIFAAFVSLGYVSSEAWRYAMVVPGVLMIIMGLVYYKFTTDTPEGNLKDLKKADPDFAIKKKAEKGQFLAALKDYRVWGLFLIYGACFGIELTINNIASLYYKDYFNLDVKTAGLIAGLFGLMNLFARSLGGIFGDKAGIKWGLKGRVYFLFIVLLLEGFALIAFSKMTILPIAIFSMIVFSLFVQMSEGATFSVVPFINKKAIGTVSGIVGAGGNAGAVAAGFLFKMENVSYPQALFIIGIIVCVISLFAFLVRFTEEAEEEARKELSEVYSLNDVVQPKPVFIYSYAKKGMYKI; from the coding sequence ATGAAAACCTTTCACATTACCTGGTTTTCTTTTTTCCTCTGTTTCTTCGGATGGTTTGGGGTAGCTCCGTTGATGGCTGTTATTCGTGAAGAATTGATGCTCTCCAAATCACAAATCGGAAACATCATCATCTCTTCGGTGATGATTACCATTTTCGCCCGTTTGCTCATCGGTTGGATTGCCGATAAAATAGGACCTCGAATTACTTACACCTGGCTGCTGATCATCGGGTCGCTTCCGGTCATGCTAATTGGGCTCAGTAATGATTATACATCTTTCCTGATTTTCCGTTTGCTCATCGGTGTCATTGGCGCATCTTTCGTGATTACCCAATTCCACACCTCGCTGATGTTTGCTCCCAATGTGGTTGGTACAGCCAATGCAACTACTGCAGGCTGGGGAAACCTGGGCGGAGGAGTAACGCAAATGGTGATGCCACTTATTTTCGCTGCTTTTGTGTCTCTCGGCTACGTTAGCAGCGAGGCCTGGCGCTATGCCATGGTTGTTCCGGGAGTACTCATGATTATTATGGGGCTGGTCTATTATAAATTTACGACCGACACCCCGGAAGGAAACCTGAAAGATCTGAAGAAAGCAGATCCGGATTTTGCCATCAAGAAAAAAGCTGAAAAAGGACAATTCCTGGCGGCGCTGAAAGATTACCGTGTTTGGGGCTTGTTCCTGATTTACGGCGCTTGTTTCGGTATTGAACTTACCATCAACAATATTGCCTCACTTTATTACAAAGACTATTTCAACCTCGATGTAAAAACAGCTGGTTTAATTGCCGGTTTATTCGGATTGATGAACCTGTTTGCACGATCCCTGGGCGGTATCTTCGGCGACAAAGCCGGTATCAAATGGGGATTGAAAGGCCGGGTTTATTTCCTCTTTATTGTTCTTTTGCTGGAAGGATTCGCCTTGATTGCCTTCAGTAAAATGACAATCCTGCCAATCGCCATTTTCAGCATGATTGTGTTCAGCCTGTTCGTCCAAATGTCTGAAGGCGCCACCTTCTCGGTTGTTCCTTTCATTAATAAGAAGGCTATCGGAACTGTTTCCGGAATCGTTGGTGCCGGCGGAAACGCGGGTGCAGTTGCTGCAGGATTCCTGTTCAAAATGGAAAACGTTTCCTACCCGCAGGCTTTGTTTATCATCGGGATAATTGTCTGCGTCATCTCTCTGTTTGCCTTCCTGGTTCGATTTACAGAAGAGGCTGAAGAAGAAGCCCGCAAAGAACTTTCAGAGGTGTATTCGCTTAACGATGTCGTTCAGCCAAAGCCTGTTTTCATCTACAGCTACGCTAAAAAAGGAATGTATAAAATCTAA